CCCAGCAACCGCAGGCGTTGTCGGTGCGTCAGATACAACTGCGGGACATCGGCGCCGCCCCGCTCGCCGGTGTTGACGACGCTGAAGCTCGCCGTGACCGTGTCACCGCCGGTGACCACCAAGTCGTAATACTCAAAGCTGGTGTAGGACAAGCCATGACCGAACGCGAATAACGGCGTGTGACCCTTGTCGGCGAACCACCGGTAGCCGACCTCGGCCCCTTCGAAGTAGTCGATCGTGGTCGGCGTGCCGAACGCGGCGCCGAGGTCGGGCAGCTGCGGGCGCGGCGTCTGGTCGAGTCCGGCCGGAAACGTGACCGGCAGCCGCCCCGATGGATTCACCTGTCCGGCAATGATCTCCGCGATCGCCTGCCCGCCGGCCTGGCCCGGATACCACGCCTGCAGGATCGCGTTCGCCGAATATTGCCACGGCATCACCACCGGGTTGCCCGTCTCCAGCACCACCACCGTGTTCGGGTTGGCGGCCGCGACCGCGGCGATGACCGCGTCCTGGCCCCACGGCAGCGACAAGTCGGCGCCGTCGAAACCCTCGCCCTCGACCCGGATCCCGAACACGATCGCGATATCGGCCCGCCGCGCGGCCAGCACCGCTTCGGCCGGGCTGAGGCCGGGATCGAACTCGAGCTGCGCGTTGGGCAAATGCTTCCTGAGCGCCTCGACCGGGCTGGACGGCAGCAGATACAGATTTCGGGTGCCGCCGGTCAGACCGGCTCCCCCGATCGGGACCACCTGCGCGTAGCCGCCCGGAGGAACGACGGCACTCGAGCCGCAGCCCGTCGGAACTCCCAGCTGCGCGTGGCCGCCGATCACGGCGATGCGGGCATCGGGTGCCAGCGGTAACACCCCGCGGTTCTGCAACAGCACCGTGCCCTGGCGTGCGATCTGCAGCGCGATCTCGTTGTGGGCGGCCATATCCGGCTCGGGAGCGTCTCCGCCCCGGTCGATTCCGACCGCGAACATCGAACGCAGGATGCGCCGCACCATGTCGGACAGCCGGTCTTCGGGCAGCTTGCCATCGGCATAGGCGGATCGCAGCGGTTCGCTGAAGGCCTCCGCGCCCCAGAACACCGTGTCGATCTGGGCGCCGCATTCCTGGTCCAGGCCGTGCAGCGCGCACTCCCAGCTGGGTGTGGCGCCCCAGTCGGACATGACCCAACCCCGGTAGCCCCAAGCATCTTTGAGGATCTCGCCGAGCAACAGTCGGTTCGCCGAGGCATAGTCGCCGTTGACCTTGTTGTAGGCGGTCATCACCGCGCCGGGCGCGGAACGCTCGATCGCGATCTCGAAGGCCAGCAAGTCGGACTCGCGATGCGCGTCGGGGTCGATAACAGCGTTCAGCCAATGCCGGTTGGCCTCGTTACAGTTCAGCGAGTAATGCTTGACCGTCGAGATGACGCCCTGCTGCTGGATTCCGTTGACGGATTCGGCGGCGATCGTAGCCGTCAAAAGTGGGTCTTCCGAGACGTATTCGAAGTTGCGGCCGTTGCGCGGGTCGCGCGCCAGGTTCATCGCGCCCGCCAGTTGCACATTGAATCCACGGCTGCGCGCCTCGCGGCCGATCACGGCGCCGGCGGCGTGCGCGAGCGCCGGATCGAAACCGGCGGCCAGCGCCAGGCCGGCCGGCAGCGCGGTCGCGGTGTCGCCCGGGCGGTAACCGGGATTGGTGACGCCGAGCCCGGCATCGCTCATCCGCAGCGGCGGGATACCAAGCCGGGGAATCCCGGGCACATAGCCGGCACTCATCGGGGTGCCGGGCGGGATGCGGTCGTCCGGCAGCGGCCACAGTTGCGACGTTCCCATCACCGCGACCAGCAGCGTGAAGCGTTCGTCGTCGGTCATCCGGCTTTCGACGTCGCGGGCACGGTCGTCCGGGTCGTCTAATTCGCCCAGGCTCATTTGTCCGGCTCTCCCCCGCAAGCGGGTGGGGGTCCCTCCCACTCGTGGGGGCGTGCCCCCTCAGCCGGCGGCGCCGCGGCCCGCATCGTCGCCGTCCATTTCACACCTTCTTTGGCGTACACCACCCGCAGCACGTGCCCAAGCTCCGGCCCCATCACCAACTGCGCCAGCGTGCAGATCGTGTCGACGAACTCCGGACCGTGCGCCGGCTGCGCCTGGCACAGGTGATGCGCCACTTCGTGCAACACCACCAGCTCGCGCAGCGCCCAGTCGGCGGTGCCACGGTCGGGAACCGCGATAATGCCTGTGTCATCATAGTTTTCGTAATGAGCCGCGGTGGCGGCCCGCCGCGGGCGCACTCTCAGCGGCGCCACCTCGGGCCACTGGTCACGTACCGCCGGTAGCGCAAGCACCTGGTCAACATAGCGCTGCACGGACGCCACCGAGCCGAATCGCGCTTCCGGCGGCAGCGTCAGCTGGGTGCCGAAGAACTCCACGGCCGACGATCGGTGCGCGACGGCCCGGTCGAACAACGTGCGGACGAACTCCTCGGCCGCATACACCTTGGCGCGCTGGGAATCCCGCTTCGGCGCATCCCCGGCCGTCACGTTCCCAGCGCGCTCCGCGCCCCTGGCAGCTCGGGACTGTTGCCGAGCCGCGCCCGCTTGCCGGCCCGATCGCCCGCGCGCCGCGCCGCGGACGAATATCCCGCCGTCGCCCGGCTGACCTGGTAGGTGCCGCGCGCCTTGGACGCCCTGCGGTAGTGATCGTGCAGCTCGATATCTTTGTCCCGCAACGCAATAGCGGTGCCGGGCCGGCGGCTGCGGTCCTTGGTGGCCTCACGCCGGGCCTCTTCGCGTGCCTCGCTCAGCCGGTGGCCGACGCGTGCCCCGAAGGCCAGCTGGAAGTTCAGCCGGGCGGTGATCGTCGGGGTGGGCCGGTGTGCGCCCGAGGCGAGGTAGGCATCCGAGGCGCGCACCATCTGAACGACCAGGCTCGCGTAGAGGGCGTGGCTGGCGTCGATGTCCTCGGCGAACCCGTAGGCGTAGACGAACGTCGAATTCGACGCCACGTCGCAGCGCACGTCGTTGGCCGAGGCGATCAGCACGAAAAGCTGCACGTATGTCCGCAATCCCTTGGTGCCGGCCGTCCCGATCGTGATGGTCCGCTGGGTCGGCGACTGCGCCGCCGAACGGTTGGACGAATGGGACCGGGCGACCGCCAGGTCAATGGACGCAGCCGTCGCCAACCGCTGCGCGGCGGTCATGAAGGCCTCGGCCTCGTGCGCGTTGTCGGTGCCCTCGGCCTGACGCAGCAGCGCGGCGATGCGCGCCAACATTTTGTCGTCAGTCATAAGCGCCAAACTACGGGAGCGTTCCGACAGTTCGCTCAAGGCTTACAGACGGTCGGTGATCCAGGCGACGACATCGTCGAGCACCTGATTTTGCTCCGGCTCGTTGAAGACCTCGTGGTAGAGGCCCGGGTAGACCTTCAGCGTGACGTCGGTGGATCCCACACATTCGACCAGCCGACGACTTCCGGCCACGGGCACCAGCCGGTCGCATTCGCCGTGCACCACCAGCAGCGGAGCGGTCAGGGCCGGCGCGCGCTGCGGCATGGTCTCGCTGACCTCCAGCATCACCCGGCCGACACCGAACGGGATCTTTCCGTGGTAGACCAGCGGGTCGGCCTTGTAGGCGGCGACCACCGCGGGGTCGCGGGAGATGGCGTCGACGTCGAGGTCTTGCACCGGCACGCCGGGCAGCACCGAGCCGAGGACTTTGGCGGCGAACGCCACCAGCGCGGGCACCGCGTCCTGGGCGGCCACCACCGGCCCGGACAGCACCATCAGGTCGTAGTTGTCCGGGCGCTCGACGCCGTAGGCAAAGACGATGCCGCCGCCCATGCTGTGCCCGAGCACGATGCACTTGAGGCCGGGGTGTTCGCGCGCGGCGATACCGACCAGGGTGTCGAAGTCGGCGGTGTACTCCGACACATCGCGCACCAACATGCGCTTGCCGCCGGAGCGGCCGTGCCCGCGGTGGTCCAGCGCATAAGTGACCAGCCCGGCCGCCTCGAAGCGCTGGGCGACATGGTCATAGCGGCGGGCGTACTCCCCCAGACCGTGCGACAGCACCACCACGGCCCGCGGCGGTAAATTCGGCGTCCAGACGTCGTACACGATGCGCACGCCGCCCAGGCCGTCGAAGTTCCGTTCAGTGCGGGTCATGGGGCGTCCTAGTCATTAGGGGCAGCGTAATGGCTCCTGGGGCTCTGGTGTCCGAGGCGCTGCGTAGGCTCAGTCGGGTGAGCGTGCTCGCGGAGAACTCCGACGACGCAGAACTGCCCGCCGCGGGCGCGGGCCACGGCGACTTCTCGGCGCGTGCCGAGCCGTATCGCCGCGAATTGCTGGCCCACTGCTACCGGATGACCGGATCGCTGCACGACGCGGAAGACCTGGTGCAGGAGACGCTGTTGCGGGCGTGGAAGGCCCACGACCGGTTCGAAGGCAAGTCGTCGATTCGCACCTGGCTGCACCGCATCGCCACCAACACCTGCCTGACCGCGCTGGAGGGCCGGGCCCGACGACCGCTGCCCACCGGGCTCGGCGGGCCCAGCTCGGATCCGACCGCCGAGCTGCTGGAACGCCGCGAGATGCCCTGGCTGGAGCCGCTGCCCGAGCTGACCGAGGATCCGGCCGACCCGTCGGTGATCGTGGGCTCGCGCGAATCGGTGCGGTTGGCATTTGTCGCTGCGCTACAGCACCTCTCGCCGCGGCAGCGGGCGGTGCTGCTGCTGCGCGACGTGCTGCAGTGGAAGGCCGCCGAGGTAGCCGAGGCGATCGGTAGCACCACGACCGCGGTCAACAGCCTGCTGCAGCGGGCCCGGTCCCAGCTGGAAACCGTCGGGCCCAGCTCGAATGACCGCCTGGCGGCACCGGATTCATCCGAGGCGCAGGACCTGCTCGCCCGCTACATCGCGGCGTTCGAGTCCTATGACATCGACCGGCTGGTCGAGCTGTTCACCGCCGAGGCGGTCTGGGAGATGCCGCCGTACACCGGTTGGTACCAAGGACCGCGGGCCATCATCACCCTGATTCACCAGCAGTGCCCCGCCGAGCATCCCGGCGACATGCGGATGATCCCGCTGGTCGCCAACGGGCAGCCCGCCGCGGCGATGTACATGCGGGCCGGCGAGCGGCACGTGCCGTTCCAGCTGCATGTGCTCGATGTCCGCGCCGACGGCGTGTCGCATGTGGTTGCGTTCCTGGACGATGCTTTGTTCACGAAGTTCGGGCTGCCCCGGTCCCTGTGACGGGGCAGCTGCCGATCCGAGAAGGGTGTAGCCCATGACCGAGTTCCCCAGCATCACGCCGGTGTCCGGTAAGCCAATGTTGCTGTTGGGCGGCTTCGATATTGGCGACCTCGGCTATGTCGCCGAAGAATTCTTCGTCTCGGGCACGGCCTCGTCGTACGCGCCCGCCTCGGAATTGGAACCCGACGGCCGGTGGACGGTAACACCCTCGGGCACAGCCGATTACACGACCCGGGTCGTCGTGCTGACGCCGTCGGATCCGGCGCGGTTCAACGGGACCGTGCTGGTCGAGTGGCTCAACGTCAGTGGCGGCATCGATGCGCCGGCGGTGTGGATGATGGCGCACCGCGAGATCATCCGGGCGGGCTACGCCTACGTCGCGGTCTCGGCGCAGAAGGTCGGGGTGGACGGCGGTGCGAGCTTGCTCGGTTTCGACATGTCGCTCAAGAGCCAGGACCCGACGCGGTATGCGGCACTGAGTCACCCGGGCGATGCGTTCTGCTTCGACATCTTCTCGCAGACCGGCGAGCTGGCCCGCAGTGCCGACACCTTGCGCGGGCTGCGGGCCGAACACGTTGTCGCCCTGGGCGAATCGCAATCGGCGATGTTCCTCACCACCTATGTCAACGCGGTCGATCCCCTCGCCGCAGTCTACGACGGCTTTCTGGTGCATTCGCGATTCGCTTCTGCCGCACCGCTGGACGGCGGCTCGGTGCTCGACGAATTTCAGGCGAACGTGCCGCAAGCCGTCAACTTCCGCGCCGACCTGCGCGTGCCGGTGCTGACGATCATCACCGAAACCGACCTGTTCGGCGCCGTGCGGCACGGCTACTACTTCGCCCGGCAACCCGACAACGAGCGGCTGCGGGTCTGGGAGATCGCCGGCGCCGCGCACGCCGACAACTACACGATCCAAGTGGCCCCGATCGACACCGGCTCGGCGCCGCTGCAGGACATCGTGGCCGCCTATGCACCCAGCAACATGCTGATGGGCCAGCAGCTCGACCATTACATCAACTTCGCGCCGCAACATCACTATGTCGTGCAGGCGGCGATAGCGGCGTTGACCACGTGGGTCCGGACCGGTCAGGCGGCGCCGGTTGCCCCACCCATCGAGATGGGTGAAGCCGAACTGCCCCAACCGATTCTGGATCGCAACGGCCTCGCACAGGGCGGTCTACGGACGCCATGGGTAGACGTGCCGCTGGCCCGGACTTCGGGAGACGGCGCCTGGGACAACACCCCGGAGAACGTGATGTCGGCGATCTTCGGTTCCGGCGAGCCCTTCGACGAGGCCACCGTGCAACGGCTCTATCCGGGCGGGGCAGCGCAGTACCTGGACAGTTTCACGACGGCGCTGGATTCGGCCATCCAGTCCGGTTTCATCCTGCCCGCAGACCGCGCCGAGATCCTCGAGCTGGCTAGCGCCACCTATCCCGGTGACGATTCGTAAAGTTCACGTTCATTTTTCGCCGGCCAACACCTCACGCACCGCGGCATCGACGGTGCTCAGCACGTCGGGGTCGATGCCCGAGCGGCCACGCACCAGAATCGAAGCGGCGTTAGGCGCAGGCAGGCCCTCGGCGGGGCACACACCGTCAGGGAGCTTGTCGATCTTCGGCAGCAGAGCCAACCCGAGACCCGAGCGGACCGCCGCGTAAAGGCCTGCCAGGTCACCACATTCGGCCACGACCTCATAGTCGACGCGGTGTTTCTCGAGCAGTGCGAAGGCTGGCTCACGCAGAGTGCACGGTTCGGCATAGATCACCAGCGGCAGCGGCGCTGCTTGCCCGATGGTGAATGTCCGTGCTGAAACCCATTGCAGCTGAACTATTCCCGATGCATTGGCACGATCCAGCCCGGATCCGTCGAGCATGATCGCCAAATCCACCAGCCCACGGTCGATCGCGTCCGCCAGGGAAACGTTGCGGTCCAGCCGGAAGCGCGCCCGCCGGTCGGGAAGGCGTTCGCGCAGCACGCGGGTCAGGGCGGGCAGCATCACGTCCGCGCCGTGCTCGGTCGCGCCGACCGTAAGCACCTTCTGTTCGGTCGCACCGAGATCGTCGAGCGCCGCGTCGTGCACCGCCAGAATCGTGCGTGCATGTCGCAGCACCCGCTGACCCATCTCGGTGAACAAGACGCCGCGTCCGGAGCGCTCGACCACGGGTTCGCCGACCACACCCTCGACTTTCCGCAAGTGCTGACTGACCGCGGACTGACTCAGGTGCAGCGCCGCGGCCGCACGGTGAAATCCGCCACAGTCGGCCACCGCGACAAGGCTGCGCAGCGGCGCGATATCGAGCACCTGAGCCATGCCGCTACCGTAGTTCGATCAGTAGAAATGATCAATCATTCAAGGCGTCAGCGTTAAATTCTCGTTCGGCCACCGGGTATCGATAAGCATTCGCGATCGGTCTTGATCGTCAAAAATCGTTGGACGCAATAGGTGGCCGTTCGCAACCATGGGGGCATGCACCTCCCACGCATGCCTTTGAGTACCGCTTCGGCGGTGACGTTGACCTATGCGATCGGGTATCCCATCGGCGCGCTCGCGGTGGCCGAGATGACCCCGATGGCCGTGCTAGTGCTGCGCTTCGGATTCGCCGCCGTCATCCTCGCGGCGTGGGCCCTGCTGGCCCGGGCGTCGTGGCCGCGCGGCGCGCAGTTCGGTCACGTCATCGTCGCGGGCCTGCTGATCCAGGCCGTGCAGTTCTGCTGCCTGTACGAGGCCTTGCTGCTCGGGGCATCCGCGGTGCTGTGCGCGGTGGTGATCGCGATGAATCCGGTGATGACGGCGATCCTGGCCACCCTGTTCCTGCGCGAGCCGCTCGGCCGGCTGCGGATCGTCGCGCTGGTTCTCGGCGTCGCCGCCGTGCTCGCCGCCTGCGCCCGGCGACTGATGGGCATGCACGGCGTCGACCCGGTCATGTTGCTGCTTGTGGTTGGGCTGCTTGGCCTTTCGGCCGGTGGGGTGTATCAGCAGCGGTTCTGCAAGGGCGTCGACTTCCGCACGATGAGCGCGGTGCAAAACTCCGTGGCGTTCGTTCCCGCGGCGGCGCTTGCGATGCTGACGCCGTTCGCCGTGCACGATGCGGGCAAGGCCGCAGCCGCGATCGCGGCCATGGTGCTGTTCAATGCGACGCTCGCGGTCAGCATTTACCTGCGCGCCATCAGCATTCACGGCGCGGCGGCGGTGGCAATGCTGTTCGCGATCATCCCCGCAGCCGCTGCGGTGCTGAGCTGGCTGATGCTGGGTCAGCGCCCGGACGTCGGCGTCGCGATCGGCCTGCTCGTCGGTGGCATCGCGTGCTGGCTGAACAGCCGGGCCGCCGGCAGGCACCGCGAGCAGACACCAAGCGCCGAAACGGAATTCGCGCCCGCAGGCCGCAACATGGCGAGTTGCTCAGCGGCCGACTAGCCCGGCACCCCGGGCCCGGATCGACAGCCGAAACTTGTCGTACCCGGATGCGATGATGACGTTATGTCCTCGACCGCATTGCCGTCCGCGGCGGTGAGCCCTGCCGAGCGTCTTGACGTGTTGTTCGCCGAGTTGGCGGAGTTGGCCGGTCAACGCAATGCCATTGATGGGCGCATCGTGCAGCTCGTCGCCGAGGTCGATCGCGACGAGCTCTGCGGCGCCACAGGTGCACGATCGGTAGCGGCGTTGGTGGCCTGGAAGCTCGGCTCGTCATCGGCGAACGCCCACACGATCACCACTATCGCGCGCCGGCTGCCGGAGTTTCCCCTTTGCGCGCAGGGCATGTGGGACGGTCGACTGTCGCTGGATCAGGTTGGCGTCATCGCCGCGCGGGCCGGCGAGGGATCCGATGAGCACTACGCGGAGCTGGCGCGCGTCGCCACGGTCAGTCAGCTACGCACCGCGGTCAACCTGGAACCGCGACCCGAACCCGACCCGCGGCCGCAGCCGCGGCGCTCGATCACCAAAACCACCTGTGAGGAGTTCACCTGCTGGCGGATCAAACTTCCCCACCCCGACGCGGCGACGTTCGACGCCGCCCTGGCGTCTCACCGTGATGCGCTGATCGCCGAGTGGAAACACGATCGCGGCACCAGCGAGGCGGCGCCGGATGCCGCGCCGCCGTTGCCGGGCACGGTCGAGGCTTTCATGCGCCTGGTCGAGGCCGGATGGGACACGGCGGCGGCCCGCCGGCCCCACGGGCAGCACACCACCGTGGTGGTGCATGTCGACGTGGCCCAGCGTGCTGCGGCGCTGCATCTGGGTCCGCTGCTGTCCGACGGCGAACGCCGATACCTGACCTGTGATGCCACCTGTGAAGTCTGGTTCGAACGTCACGGCGAGGTCATCGGGGCCGGCCGCGCGACGCGGGTGATCAACCGCCGGCTTCGCCGCGCCCTCGAGCACCGCCACCCCGCGTGCGCGGTTCCGGGCTGTGGTGCTACCCGCGGTCTGCACGCCCACCACATCCGCCACTGGGAAGACGGCGGCCCCACCGCATTGGCCAACCTGGTGCTGGTATGCCCCCATCACCACCGGCTACACCACCGGGGCGTCATCACCATCACCGGACCCGCCGACGACCTCACCGTCACCGACAGCTCTGGTCGAGCGCTCAGCCCCGGATCCCTCGCGCGCCCACCAACTCAACCCGCGCCCGCGGTGGCGCCCTGCCCGGGACCTACCGGCGAGCGCGCCGACTGGTGGTGGTACGAACCCTTCCAACCCCAGCCGCCACCGACGAGCAACTAGGTCGGTTACCATAGCCGGTAATTCCCGGCACTGCGCCGAAGCCCAAACGGATTGCGGGATAAACAAATTCATTTATCATCAAATCCCCTGGGCTCATCCAAGCAGGCGACTATCCGGTGACGGGCCCACGACCGAACGGACCAGTCCGGCCCCGGTGATCAGCGGCAGGTCGAGTGCACACAGCAGTCCGGGCGCGGCCGCGCACACCGCGGGGATCGCGTTGACCATGCGCGAGGAGCCCGCGATGCGCGCACCCAGATCGTGGTCGTGATCCTCGGCCATCTCGAATTCGCACCGCATAGTCGGCGAGCCCTCGATCTCGACGCGATAGACACCGCGGCCCGATGCCAGTCCGAAGCCGAGATCCTTCGGCGCAAGACTGATGTGCGGTTGGGGCCAGTCTCCGGCGATGTCGTCGCGCATCCGCGTCACGTGGTCGACGACGAAAGTTGGCTTGTCCCCGACGTAGCCGGTGAGCGTCGAGCGCATCGCGGCGATCGTTCCGGCCTCGATGTGCCCGGTCGGGGTGTCGAAAGACTCGGTGGCGGGGACGCGTTCGTTGCTCTCCTCGATGTTGTCGATCTTGACGCCGAGCCCCGCGGCGAGCTGGTGCAGCACCGGGCCCCAGCCGAAGGTGAATATCCCCGGCTGCGCGGCGAACGCCTGATAGTCCGGTGGCTTACCGAAGCCGAGGATCTCGTATACCGCCGCCTGGTCCGGGTAGGTGGCGTAGTTGAACATCTCCGTCACCCGCACCGATTCGATCACCCGCGACACCCCGGTAAGCATCAGCGGCAGCACATCATTGGCGAACCCGGAGTCAATGCCGGTGGTGAAGAACGACACGCCGCCCGCCAGCGCGGCCTGGCGCAGCGGATCGGTGAAGGCACCGTCGACGCCGTCGGGAAAGACCAGCGGCACCACCGAACACGACACCACGTTCTTGCCGGCCCGAAGGATCGACACCATGTCCTCGACGGCCTCCAGCGGGCGCAGGTTCGCCCCGGCGGCGTACACCACTGCGTCGGCGTCGCCCGCGAGCAGTTGTGTCGGGTCCTGCGTGGCCACTACGCCGACGGGCGCGATGCCGCACAGCTCCCCGGCGTCGCGGCCCGCTTTGGCGTCGCTGTGCACGACGAGGTCGGTCAGTTGCAACTCAGGGTGGTCGATCACGCCCCGCAGGGCGATGACGCCCATCGAGCCCGGCCCCCAGACTCCCACCTTCAGCACGTCTCGTCTCCTAATATTAGGACAGCAGTTCTT
The Mycobacterium sp. 050128 genome window above contains:
- a CDS encoding DUF2786 domain-containing protein, which translates into the protein MTDDKMLARIAALLRQAEGTDNAHEAEAFMTAAQRLATAASIDLAVARSHSSNRSAAQSPTQRTITIGTAGTKGLRTYVQLFVLIASANDVRCDVASNSTFVYAYGFAEDIDASHALYASLVVQMVRASDAYLASGAHRPTPTITARLNFQLAFGARVGHRLSEAREEARREATKDRSRRPGTAIALRDKDIELHDHYRRASKARGTYQVSRATAGYSSAARRAGDRAGKRARLGNSPELPGARSALGT
- a CDS encoding LysR family transcriptional regulator, which translates into the protein MAQVLDIAPLRSLVAVADCGGFHRAAAALHLSQSAVSQHLRKVEGVVGEPVVERSGRGVLFTEMGQRVLRHARTILAVHDAALDDLGATEQKVLTVGATEHGADVMLPALTRVLRERLPDRRARFRLDRNVSLADAIDRGLVDLAIMLDGSGLDRANASGIVQLQWVSARTFTIGQAAPLPLVIYAEPCTLREPAFALLEKHRVDYEVVAECGDLAGLYAAVRSGLGLALLPKIDKLPDGVCPAEGLPAPNAASILVRGRSGIDPDVLSTVDAAVREVLAGEK
- a CDS encoding DMT family transporter translates to MPLSTASAVTLTYAIGYPIGALAVAEMTPMAVLVLRFGFAAVILAAWALLARASWPRGAQFGHVIVAGLLIQAVQFCCLYEALLLGASAVLCAVVIAMNPVMTAILATLFLREPLGRLRIVALVLGVAAVLAACARRLMGMHGVDPVMLLLVVGLLGLSAGGVYQQRFCKGVDFRTMSAVQNSVAFVPAAALAMLTPFAVHDAGKAAAAIAAMVLFNATLAVSIYLRAISIHGAAAVAMLFAIIPAAAAVLSWLMLGQRPDVGVAIGLLVGGIACWLNSRAAGRHREQTPSAETEFAPAGRNMASCSAAD
- a CDS encoding NAD(P)H-dependent amine dehydrogenase family protein; its protein translation is MLKVGVWGPGSMGVIALRGVIDHPELQLTDLVVHSDAKAGRDAGELCGIAPVGVVATQDPTQLLAGDADAVVYAAGANLRPLEAVEDMVSILRAGKNVVSCSVVPLVFPDGVDGAFTDPLRQAALAGGVSFFTTGIDSGFANDVLPLMLTGVSRVIESVRVTEMFNYATYPDQAAVYEILGFGKPPDYQAFAAQPGIFTFGWGPVLHQLAAGLGVKIDNIEESNERVPATESFDTPTGHIEAGTIAAMRSTLTGYVGDKPTFVVDHVTRMRDDIAGDWPQPHISLAPKDLGFGLASGRGVYRVEIEGSPTMRCEFEMAEDHDHDLGARIAGSSRMVNAIPAVCAAAPGLLCALDLPLITGAGLVRSVVGPSPDSRLLG
- a CDS encoding alpha/beta hydrolase gives rise to the protein MRIVYDVWTPNLPPRAVVVLSHGLGEYARRYDHVAQRFEAAGLVTYALDHRGHGRSGGKRMLVRDVSEYTADFDTLVGIAAREHPGLKCIVLGHSMGGGIVFAYGVERPDNYDLMVLSGPVVAAQDAVPALVAFAAKVLGSVLPGVPVQDLDVDAISRDPAVVAAYKADPLVYHGKIPFGVGRVMLEVSETMPQRAPALTAPLLVVHGECDRLVPVAGSRRLVECVGSTDVTLKVYPGLYHEVFNEPEQNQVLDDVVAWITDRL
- a CDS encoding alpha/beta hydrolase domain-containing protein, whose translation is MTEFPSITPVSGKPMLLLGGFDIGDLGYVAEEFFVSGTASSYAPASELEPDGRWTVTPSGTADYTTRVVVLTPSDPARFNGTVLVEWLNVSGGIDAPAVWMMAHREIIRAGYAYVAVSAQKVGVDGGASLLGFDMSLKSQDPTRYAALSHPGDAFCFDIFSQTGELARSADTLRGLRAEHVVALGESQSAMFLTTYVNAVDPLAAVYDGFLVHSRFASAAPLDGGSVLDEFQANVPQAVNFRADLRVPVLTIITETDLFGAVRHGYYFARQPDNERLRVWEIAGAAHADNYTIQVAPIDTGSAPLQDIVAAYAPSNMLMGQQLDHYINFAPQHHYVVQAAIAALTTWVRTGQAAPVAPPIEMGEAELPQPILDRNGLAQGGLRTPWVDVPLARTSGDGAWDNTPENVMSAIFGSGEPFDEATVQRLYPGGAAQYLDSFTTALDSAIQSGFILPADRAEILELASATYPGDDS
- a CDS encoding HNH endonuclease signature motif containing protein; its protein translation is MSSTALPSAAVSPAERLDVLFAELAELAGQRNAIDGRIVQLVAEVDRDELCGATGARSVAALVAWKLGSSSANAHTITTIARRLPEFPLCAQGMWDGRLSLDQVGVIAARAGEGSDEHYAELARVATVSQLRTAVNLEPRPEPDPRPQPRRSITKTTCEEFTCWRIKLPHPDAATFDAALASHRDALIAEWKHDRGTSEAAPDAAPPLPGTVEAFMRLVEAGWDTAAARRPHGQHTTVVVHVDVAQRAAALHLGPLLSDGERRYLTCDATCEVWFERHGEVIGAGRATRVINRRLRRALEHRHPACAVPGCGATRGLHAHHIRHWEDGGPTALANLVLVCPHHHRLHHRGVITITGPADDLTVTDSSGRALSPGSLARPPTQPAPAVAPCPGPTGERADWWWYEPFQPQPPPTSN
- a CDS encoding beta-glucosidase, with amino-acid sequence MSLGELDDPDDRARDVESRMTDDERFTLLVAVMGTSQLWPLPDDRIPPGTPMSAGYVPGIPRLGIPPLRMSDAGLGVTNPGYRPGDTATALPAGLALAAGFDPALAHAAGAVIGREARSRGFNVQLAGAMNLARDPRNGRNFEYVSEDPLLTATIAAESVNGIQQQGVISTVKHYSLNCNEANRHWLNAVIDPDAHRESDLLAFEIAIERSAPGAVMTAYNKVNGDYASANRLLLGEILKDAWGYRGWVMSDWGATPSWECALHGLDQECGAQIDTVFWGAEAFSEPLRSAYADGKLPEDRLSDMVRRILRSMFAVGIDRGGDAPEPDMAAHNEIALQIARQGTVLLQNRGVLPLAPDARIAVIGGHAQLGVPTGCGSSAVVPPGGYAQVVPIGGAGLTGGTRNLYLLPSSPVEALRKHLPNAQLEFDPGLSPAEAVLAARRADIAIVFGIRVEGEGFDGADLSLPWGQDAVIAAVAAANPNTVVVLETGNPVVMPWQYSANAILQAWYPGQAGGQAIAEIIAGQVNPSGRLPVTFPAGLDQTPRPQLPDLGAAFGTPTTIDYFEGAEVGYRWFADKGHTPLFAFGHGLSYTSFEYYDLVVTGGDTVTASFSVVNTGERGGADVPQLYLTHRQRLRLLGFERVELDPGATCRVTISADPRLLARYEGGSWRIKPGPYPVAVGASAVAFRLTAEVELAGRAFGR